The Mytilus edulis chromosome 12, xbMytEdul2.2, whole genome shotgun sequence genome contains a region encoding:
- the LOC139498434 gene encoding uncharacterized protein isoform X1, which produces MKCNMSNHNVYVVVEFLREKSVEVVHLSWLEGSGKDAVCYWPPTTINLAQRIRRGEIPDKERWIAHPIRTFHHTDDYDKADQYCKKFEVTSNVESEIEQEVAQGRVISKPDRLISDDSDENNREEHDNEKLPDLSLHVQKQRRLKKKRQREERDSDSNDEESVQEPRKKLPAAPKAPIFVPDSDGSRTQNSSPTCRPDESRLISPNRDAHVSGGLNSSPTCRPDQSSQSRFISPNRNVQVSRGLNSSPTCRPDQSSVVTPNRDVSKRQDSAYRPVPSTSGRSRQDSSCNCQTVIVQKLRTLEDGIKEIKTAISQLAATGHGGVVATSIVEDVIQHPINYIHEMRDLEDKMKDDHFKNKLVQYLVSQGGHSRSDCIRRMMKKCGTNQLWAKYSLKGQKGKEAFTGHPLCRIVMKCCARVFPKSKVSDMEEVLIDFLKQAPHKPGGPKYKKPARKGQTITQDELESE; this is translated from the exons ATGAAATGTAAT ATGTCCAACCATAATGTGTATGTTGTTGTTGAGTTTCTAAGAGAAAAATCAGTTGAAGTGGTGCACTTATCATGGCTCGAAGGATCTGGAAAG gATGCAGTTTGTTACTGGCCCCCAACCACAATAAATCTTGCCCAAAGAATTAGAAGAGGAGAGATACCAGATAAGGAAAGGTGGATCGCCCATCCTATTAGAACTTTTCATCATACAG ATGACTATGATAAAGCAGATCAATACTGCAAAAAGTTTGAAGTTACGAGTAATGTCGAGTCAGAAATAGAGCAGGAAGTGGCACAGGGAAGAGTAATAAGTAAGCCTGACAGATTAATCTCAGATGATTCTGATGAAAATAATAGAG AAGAGCATGATAATGAAAAATTACCAGACTTAAGCTTGCATGTACAAAAGCAGagaaggttaaaaaaaaaaagacagcgTGAAGAAAGAGATTCTGACAGTAACGATG AAGAAAGTGTACAGGAACCAAGGAAAAAACTTCCAGCTGCACCCAAGGCACCTATATTTGTACCAGACAGTGATGGGTCAAGGACACAGAACTCAAGTCCTACATGTAGGCCTGATGAATCTAGGTTAATATCACCTAATAGAGATGCACATGTATCAGGAGGACTTAACTCAAGTCCGACGTGTAGGCCTGATCAATCTAGCCAATCTAGGTTTATTTCACCTAATAGAAATGTACAGGTATCAAGAGGACTTAACTCAAGTCCTACATGTAGGCCTGATCAGTCATCGGTGGTTACACCAAATAGAGATGTCTCAAAAAGACAGGATTCAGCATATAGGCCTGTTCCATCTACAAGTGGTCGATCCAGACAAGACTCCTCATGTA ACTGTCAAACTGTTATTGTTCAAAAATTAAGAACATTAGAGGATGGCATCAAAGAAATTAAAACTGCCATTTCACAGCTGGCTGCAACAGGACATGGTGGTGTTGTGGCCACTAGTATTGTGGAAGATGTTATTCAGCACCCCATCAACTACATACATGAAATGAGGGACCTTGAGGATAAAATGAAAGATGATCATTTCAAGAATAAACTT GTCCAGTATTTGGTGTCACAAGGTGGTCACAGCCGTTCAGACTGTATAAGACGGATGATGAAGAAGTGTGGCACTAATCAGTTATGGGCCAAATACAGTTTAAAGGGACAAAAAGGGAAGGAGGCATTCACAGGTCACCCTTTGTGCAGGATAGTCATGA AATGTTGTGCAAGAGTGTTTCCAAAATCAAAGGTTTCAGATATGGAGGAAGTGTTAATTGACTTCCTAAAACAGGCCCCGCACAAGCCAGGAGGACCAAAATATAAG aaaCCTGCAAGAAAAGGACAGACCATAACACAAGATGAATTAGAGtctgaataa
- the LOC139498434 gene encoding uncharacterized protein isoform X2: MSNHNVYVVVEFLREKSVEVVHLSWLEGSGKDAVCYWPPTTINLAQRIRRGEIPDKERWIAHPIRTFHHTDDYDKADQYCKKFEVTSNVESEIEQEVAQGRVISKPDRLISDDSDENNREEHDNEKLPDLSLHVQKQRRLKKKRQREERDSDSNDEESVQEPRKKLPAAPKAPIFVPDSDGSRTQNSSPTCRPDESRLISPNRDAHVSGGLNSSPTCRPDQSSQSRFISPNRNVQVSRGLNSSPTCRPDQSSVVTPNRDVSKRQDSAYRPVPSTSGRSRQDSSCNCQTVIVQKLRTLEDGIKEIKTAISQLAATGHGGVVATSIVEDVIQHPINYIHEMRDLEDKMKDDHFKNKLVQYLVSQGGHSRSDCIRRMMKKCGTNQLWAKYSLKGQKGKEAFTGHPLCRIVMKCCARVFPKSKVSDMEEVLIDFLKQAPHKPGGPKYKKPARKGQTITQDELESE; the protein is encoded by the exons ATGTCCAACCATAATGTGTATGTTGTTGTTGAGTTTCTAAGAGAAAAATCAGTTGAAGTGGTGCACTTATCATGGCTCGAAGGATCTGGAAAG gATGCAGTTTGTTACTGGCCCCCAACCACAATAAATCTTGCCCAAAGAATTAGAAGAGGAGAGATACCAGATAAGGAAAGGTGGATCGCCCATCCTATTAGAACTTTTCATCATACAG ATGACTATGATAAAGCAGATCAATACTGCAAAAAGTTTGAAGTTACGAGTAATGTCGAGTCAGAAATAGAGCAGGAAGTGGCACAGGGAAGAGTAATAAGTAAGCCTGACAGATTAATCTCAGATGATTCTGATGAAAATAATAGAG AAGAGCATGATAATGAAAAATTACCAGACTTAAGCTTGCATGTACAAAAGCAGagaaggttaaaaaaaaaaagacagcgTGAAGAAAGAGATTCTGACAGTAACGATG AAGAAAGTGTACAGGAACCAAGGAAAAAACTTCCAGCTGCACCCAAGGCACCTATATTTGTACCAGACAGTGATGGGTCAAGGACACAGAACTCAAGTCCTACATGTAGGCCTGATGAATCTAGGTTAATATCACCTAATAGAGATGCACATGTATCAGGAGGACTTAACTCAAGTCCGACGTGTAGGCCTGATCAATCTAGCCAATCTAGGTTTATTTCACCTAATAGAAATGTACAGGTATCAAGAGGACTTAACTCAAGTCCTACATGTAGGCCTGATCAGTCATCGGTGGTTACACCAAATAGAGATGTCTCAAAAAGACAGGATTCAGCATATAGGCCTGTTCCATCTACAAGTGGTCGATCCAGACAAGACTCCTCATGTA ACTGTCAAACTGTTATTGTTCAAAAATTAAGAACATTAGAGGATGGCATCAAAGAAATTAAAACTGCCATTTCACAGCTGGCTGCAACAGGACATGGTGGTGTTGTGGCCACTAGTATTGTGGAAGATGTTATTCAGCACCCCATCAACTACATACATGAAATGAGGGACCTTGAGGATAAAATGAAAGATGATCATTTCAAGAATAAACTT GTCCAGTATTTGGTGTCACAAGGTGGTCACAGCCGTTCAGACTGTATAAGACGGATGATGAAGAAGTGTGGCACTAATCAGTTATGGGCCAAATACAGTTTAAAGGGACAAAAAGGGAAGGAGGCATTCACAGGTCACCCTTTGTGCAGGATAGTCATGA AATGTTGTGCAAGAGTGTTTCCAAAATCAAAGGTTTCAGATATGGAGGAAGTGTTAATTGACTTCCTAAAACAGGCCCCGCACAAGCCAGGAGGACCAAAATATAAG aaaCCTGCAAGAAAAGGACAGACCATAACACAAGATGAATTAGAGtctgaataa